The following coding sequences lie in one Monomorium pharaonis isolate MP-MQ-018 chromosome 1, ASM1337386v2, whole genome shotgun sequence genomic window:
- the LOC105835402 gene encoding DNA repair protein complementing XP-G cells homolog isoform X3, translating into MLKKNTIASRRKQKSIATSKAQKMKVDLINNLIRHSVVKTVLNKDPKDENSNREPTQITMNMQTKRSDQDIFDLPDTPSVSNIQSYVDDDQHDSDTVVELSPRKQSKWTGNIHNVDVTSNEFKALPADVRYDILTDLKETRKQNSWGRLHEMPQESQEFSGFQLKRLLKRRHVQESLESAEKEMGGKTLTLEELDKLLTEQGIDTKSRDAFRIAADSTTRLIYVSDKNSLATKSVANELEEKVDTLRDVNEQIEPLAGPSNSTSIVENINEYELNDSDDEANVPIYGNSLLIAENINECESNDSNVEVDVSVYDASPSIAENINEYTFDSDWESENDINKSSTLVSKNTMNPALTYMLEYSGLSQNQIMHLIKRNKNESHKNTRKSIKVNDIYTELTQVAKSIDNNTILSLSENCEQVLKSIESQNMRDVCTPKENLAIESIQSSPDNLAKVKLLQSDAKTFSNVTVTSSEFRHTSSLDKKIVFEERSPASSTKSNDVKHVDASDSDSDDFIEVQDVPMYDINISRNITRKKDIEITIESDKKLEDDMFADIFEKVNNDEVISIRPEQKQFVDIINGKNPIQIISENSNNLKDSFLDTISQESIKGETKIELSERTRQDEYLNKDMSNDENNLHEVQNSNKSIERDITDTIVRVNPNKCIQEKLVESVLPINKADLIELKEQLEDEQEELARGIDKFERQATNISDQIKTDAQELLRLFGLPYIVAPMEAEAQCAYLEQIKLTDGTITDDSDIWLFGGQCVYKNFFNHNKKVLQFRTCDIQHHFKLNRNQLIQLAILVGSDYTAGVTGVGPVTALEILAAFPADGDNVLHGLHNFSSWIKKGMIATPGKTGLRNKLRSIKLDRDFPNQAVVQAYLFPTVDESKETFTWGKPNVVLLCDYTRQKFGWTKGKFDDTIIPVLRKMEENKNQKLLDMYFKAKASPRSIEPSLSKRVQKALHRLNGDDVDTDNNGDGEPQIKKSKKGSTIQKSSKRKNSVAKHESTPPPIKTNIVTEKSVKIVEKKYTKEYIPQREKDRACALEKRLHAIEIFRKSKQGLDKTRKVKCKVRKVKEQAELSESDSN; encoded by the exons ATGctcaagaaaaatacaatt GCCTCGCGCAGGAAGCAGAAATCTATTGCCACGAGTAAGGCGCAAAAGATGAAGGTGGATTTGATAAACAACTTGATAAGGCACAGCGTTGTAAAAACTGTCCTTAACAAAGATCCCAAGGATGAAAATAGTAATCGTGAACCGACACAAATAACAATGAATATGCAAACTAAACGTTCCGACCAAGATATATTTGATTTGCCTGATACGCCTAGTGTCAGCAATATACAGAGTTATGTCGACGACGATCAACATGATTCTGACACTGTTGTCGAACTAAGTCCACGAAAGCAATCTAAATGGACAGGGAATATACATAATGTTGACGTAACCAGCAACGAATTTAAAGCATTACCTGCAGACGTTCGTTATGATATACTCACTGATCTTAAAGAAACGAGGAAACAAAATTCCTGGGGTCGTTTGCACGAAATGCCTCag GAATCGCAAGAATTTTCAGGCTTCCAGTTGAAACGTTTGCTTAAACGTAGACATGTGCAAGAATCTTTAGAATCCGCTGAGAAAGAAATGGGTGGAAAGACACTGACATTGGAGGAGTTGGATAAACTACTGACTGAACAAGGCATCGATACAAAGAGCAGAGACGCTTTTCGAATAGCCGCGGATAGTACAACCAGATTGATTTATGTCAGTG ACAAGAATTCATTAGCAACAAAATCTGTTGCAAACGAATTGGAGGAGAAAGTTGATACATTACGGGATGTAAATGAACAAATTGAACCTCTTGCTGGTCCAAGTAATTCCACGTCAATTGTAGAAAACATTAATGAGTATGAATTAAATGATTCCGATGATGAAGCCAATGTACCAATCTATGGTAATTCTCTACTTATCGCAGAAAACATTAACGAGTGTGAATCAAATGATTCCAATGTTGAGGTTGATGTATCAGTCTATGACGCTTCTCCatctattgcagaaaatataaatgaatacaCGTTTGACAGTGATTGGGAAtctgaaaatgatataaaCAAATCATCGACATTAGTGAGTAAAAATACAATGAATCCTGCATTAACATACATGCTAGAATATAGCGGTCTATCTCAAAATCAGATCATGCACCTCATTAAACGTAACAAAAATGAAAGTCATAAGAATACAAGGAAAAGCATAAAAGTGAATGATATTTATACAGAACTAACACAAGTCGCAAAGTCAATAGATAATAACACAATATTATCACTTTCTGAAAATTGCGAGCAAGTTTTGAAATCCATAGAATCGCAGAATATGAGAGATGTATGCACACCTAAAGAGAATTTGGCCATTGAGTCAATTCAGTCTAGTCCAGATAATCTCGCTAAAGTTAAACTATTACAAAGCGATGCTAAGACTTTCTCAAATGTTACTGTCACATCTTCGGAGTTTAGACACACTTCAAGTTTagacaaaaaaatagtatttgaGGAACGTTCTCCTGCGTCTTCCACGAAATCTAACGATGTAAAGCACGTAGATGCGTCAGATTCGGATTCTGACGATTTCATCGAAGTTCAAGATGTTCCGatgtatgatataaatatttcaaggaATATTACGAGGAAAAAAGATATCGAGATAACTATCGAATCGGATAAAAAACTAGAGGATGATATGTTTGCcgatatatttgaaaaagttaataacgaCGAAGTTATATCGATAAGACCAGAGCAGAAACAGTttgttgatataataaatggtaaaaatcctatacaaataatttctgaaaatagtaataatttaaaagatagcTTCTTGGATACTATATCTCAGGAATCAATCAAGGgagaaacaaaaattgaattgtCAGAACGTACTCGGCAAGACGAATACTTGAACAAGGATATGTCAaatgatgaaaataatttacatgagGTTCAAAACTCTAATAAATCGATAGAACGAGATATTACAGACACTATTGTTCGAGTTAATCCTAACAAATGTATACAGGAGAAGCTAGTAGAGAGTGTATTACCTATTAATAAAGCAGATTTGATAGAATTGAAG GAACAATTAGAAGATGAGCAAGAAGAACTGGCAAGAGGCATTGACAAATTTGAGAGACAGGCTACAAACATTTCTGATCAAATTAAAACCGATGCACAG GAGCTATTACGTTTATTCGGCCTACCATATATAGTAGCGCCCATGGAAGCAGAAGCACAGTGTGCATATTtggaacaaattaaattaaccgATGGCACAATTACTGACGACTCTGATATCTGGCTTTTTGGAGGCCAATGTGtatacaagaatttttttaaccacaacaaaaaagtattacaatttCGTACCTGTGATATTCAACATCACTTTA AACTTAACCGCAATCAATTGATACAATTAGCCATTTTGGTTGGCAGCGATTACACTGCTGGAGTAACTGGCGTTGGACCAGTTACCGCGCTAGAAATATTAGCCGCGTTTCCTGCCGATGGAGACAATGTATTACATggattacataatttttcttcatgGATAAAGAAAGGAATGATTGCCACACCTGGGAAAACAGGCTTACGCAATAAATTGCGAAGCATAAAATTGGATAGAG ATTTCCCAAATCAAGCAGTTGTCCAAGCGTACCTCTTTCCCACGGTCGACGAATCAAAGGAAACTTTTACCTGGGGTAAGCCGAATGTTGTACTTCTTTGCGATTATACGAGACAGAAATTTGGATGGACAAAGGGCAAATTCGACGACACGATAATACCAGTATTGAGGAAAatggaagaaaataaaaatcaaaaattattagatatgTATTTCAAAGCGAAAGCGTCTCCACGTTCTATCGAACCAAGCTTAAGTAAAAGAGTACAGAAAGCTTTACACAGATTAAACGGAGATGATGTTGATACGGATAATAACGGAGATGGCGAACCTCAGattaagaaaagtaaaaagggTAGTACTATTCAAAAATCGAGCAAAAGAAAGAATTCCGTTGCCAAACATGAGAGTACTCCTCCACCCATTAAAACGAATATTGTCACCGAGAAATCtgttaaaattgttgaaaaaaagtataCCAAAGAATATATACCACAGCGAGAAAAAGATAGGGCATGCGCGTTAGAAAAAAGATTGCATGctatagaaatatttagaaaatcgAAACAAGGTTTGGACAAAACGAGAAAAGTCAAATGTAAGGTACGAAAAGTCAAGGAACAGGCAGAATTATCGGAAAGTGATAGCAACTGA